Proteins encoded together in one Carya illinoinensis cultivar Pawnee chromosome 3, C.illinoinensisPawnee_v1, whole genome shotgun sequence window:
- the LOC122302619 gene encoding probable galactinol--sucrose galactosyltransferase 5: MAPSLSKAGSDATTLVDDVKQSPITLEGSNFLANGHVLLSDVPENITATPSPYTSIDKSITSLGCFVGFNATHSRSRHVVPIGKLRDIRFMSIFRFKVWWTTHWVGSNGRDLENETQMVVLEKSDSGRPYVLLLPLLEGRFRASIQPGNGDNVDLCVESGSTKATGASFRSIMYTHAGDNPFTLVKEAMKVVRAHLGTFKLLEEKTPPGIVDKFGWCTWDAFYLTVHPRGVLEGVRGLVEGGCPPGLVLLDDGWQSIGHDTDPITQEGINQTIAGEQMPCRLLKFQENYKFRDYRSPQNTPIGAPNKGMGAFIRDLKEEFKSVDYVYVWHALCGYWGGLRPDVPGMPKSVVEKPKLSPGLELTMEDLAVDKIVATGVGLVPPEFVDQMYEGLHSHLEAVGIDGVKVDVIHLLEMLCENYGGRVELAKAYFKALTASVKKHFNGNGVIASMEHCNDFMFLGTEAISLGRVGDDFWCTDPSGDPNGTFWLQGCHMVHCAYNSLWMGNFIHPDWDMFQSTHPCAAFHAASRAISGGPIYVSDTVGKHNFDLLKTLVLPDGSILRCEYYALPTRDCLFEDPLHDGKTMLKIWNLNKYTGVLGAFNCQGGGWCRETRRNQCASQCSHVVSSRANPNDIEWKSGNNPISIEGVQVFALYYSQAKKLVLSKPSQNVEISLEPFNFELITVSPVVVLTGTSVRFAHIGLVNMLNTGGAIQSLAFNDEAKSIRIGVKGTGEMRVFASEKPIACKIDGEAVPFEYEDFMVVIQVPWPGSSNPSLIEYIF, translated from the exons ATGGCTCCGAGTTTGAGCAAAGCTGGTTCCGATGCCACCACTCTCGTCGATGACGTTAAACAGTCTCCAATCACGTTGGAGGGTTCAAACTTCTTGGCCAATGGCCATGTCTTACTTTCCGACGTCCCTGAGAATATCACAGCCACTCCTTCACCTTACACCTCCATTGACAAATCCATTACCTCCCTTGGATGCTTTGTCGGCTTCAACGCCACGCATTCAAGAAGCCGGCACGTCGTCCCCATCGGAAAACTGCGGGACATTAGGTTTATGAGTATATTCAGGTTCAAGGTCTGGTGGACCACCCACTGGGTCGGCTCCAATGGCCGAGACCTGGAGAACGAGACCCAGATGGTGGTTCTCGAAAAATCAGACTCCGGTCGTCCTTATGttctccttcttcctcttctcgaGGGTAGATTCCGGGCCTCGATCCAGCCCGGAAACGGCGACAACGTCGATCTCTGCGTCGAGAGCGGGTCGACCAAGGCCACCGGAGCTTCATTCCGGAGCATCATGTACACGCACGCCGGAGATAATCCTTTCACCCTGGTCAAGGAGGCCATGAAAGTCGTCAGAGCTCACCTGGGCACGTTTAAGCTTTTGGAGGAGAAAACCCCACCGGGTATCGTGGACAAATTTGGTTGGTGCACGTGGGACGCATTTTATCTAACTGTGCACCCTCGTGGTGTGTTAGAAGGTGTGAGAGGGCTCGTCGAAGGTGGATGCCCACCGGGGCTCGTTCTGCTCGACGATGGGTGGCAGTCCATCGGCCACGATACGGACCCAATCACGCAAGAGGGCATTAACCAAACCATAGCGGGAGAGCAAATGCCATGCAGGCTCTTGAAGTTCCAAGAGAACTATAAATTCAGGGACTACAGAAGTCCCCAAAACACCCCCATCGGTGCCCCCAACAAGGGCATGGGTGCCTTTATCAGGGACCTAAAGGAGGAGTTCAAGAGCGTAGACTATGTGTACGTGTGGCACGCACTATGCGGGTACTGGGGTGGGCTGAGGCCCGATGTGCCCGGAATGCCGAAATCGGTGGTGGAGAAGCCCAAGCTCTCGCCGGGACTGGAGTTGACCATGGAAGATCTGGCGGTGGATAAGATAGTTGCCACCGGTGTCGGGCTGGTCCCACCGGAGTTCGTTGATCAGATGTACGAAGGGCTGCACTCACACTTGGAGGCGGTTGGCATTGATGGGGTCAAGGTCGACGTTATCCAT TTGCTGGAGATGCTGTGCGAGAATTACGGTGGAAGAGTGGAGCTGGCAAAGGCATATTTCAAGGCTCTCACTGCTTCGGTGAAGAAGCATTTCAATGGGAATGGTGTTATTGCTAGCATGGAGCACTGCAACGACTTCATGTTCCTCGGAACTGAGGCCATTTCTCTTGGCCGTGTTG GGGACGATTTCTGGTGCACCGATCCATCTGGTGATCCAAATGGCACATTTTGGCTCCAAGGTTGTCACATGGTGCATTGTGCCTACAACAGTTTGTGGATGGGCAACTTCATACACCCAGATTGGGACATGTTCCAGTCTACTCACCCATGTGCTGCTTTCCATGCTGCATCTCGCGCAATTTCTGGAGGTCCTATTTATGTTAGTGACACTGTTGGCAAGCACAACTTTGATCTGCTTAAGACCCTGGTTTTACCTGATGGGTCTATTCTGCGCTGCGAGTACTATGCACTTCCTACCCGAGACTGTCTCTTTGAGGATCCTTTGCATGATGGAAAGACCATGCTCAAAATCTGGAACCTCAACAAG TATACTGGAGTTCTTGGGGCATTCAACTGCCAAGGAGGTGGGTGGTGCCGTGAAACTAGGCGCAATCAATGTGCCTCCCAATGTTCCCATGTTGTGAGCTCTCGAGCCAACCCAAATGACATCGAGTGGAAGAGTGGCAACAACCCAATCTCCATTGAAGGGGTACAAGTTTTTGCCCTTTACTATTCCCAGGCCAAGAAACTAGTCCTCTCCAAACCATCACAGAACGTGGAGATATCCTTGGAGCCGTTCAATTTCGAGCTAATCACCGTTTCCCCGGTGGTCGTTTTGACCGGAACATCTGTTCGGTTTGCTCATATAGGCTTGGTGAACATGCTTAACACCGGTGGTGCCATCCAATCATTGGCTTTCAATGATGAGGCCAAGTCGATCCGAATCGGAGTGAAGGGCACTGGAGAAATGAGGGTGTTTGCATCAGAGAAGCCAATAGCTTGCAAGATTGATGGCGAAGCTGTACCGTTTGAATACGAGGACTTCATGGTTGTTATTCAAGTGCCATGGCCTGGTTCTTCAAACCCGTCTTTGATTGAGTACATCTTCTGA
- the LOC122302621 gene encoding vacuolar protein sorting-associated protein 27-like, which translates to MNTTPYMDKQIMDLSQGSPETQSKDSIDLMKHPEEEEEEVDHNTHHTLQIAGARMDGIDKKEEILANYDFQPIRPVGVVVPPSRSPNFDATPVLAGRAWSSASDPKLNTTTVAAATATRNYGSLYSEPAKVILEKDHDAFSSPIVSEIDRTMKKYVDNLLHVLEGVSARITQLESRTRNLESSIDNLKVSFGNNHGSTDGRLRQLENILREVQTGVQGLKDKQLVLGGEPGLAKLQTTEAEQQPETQNTVQVGSVQQAASVPQQSQQHLPSANNQQALPALPPPNAPPQPSPPLNLPPSFQFPPQFLQNQIPSIPQHEPYFPPPGQTPEAPNQQYQSSLTQQSYPPPAAAPPHQQFQPGPQQQFSQPPPQLPQQRPSLPPANPPQLQPSLSHHAEEVPYAPQNYPTSLRQPPSGPNPSQQFYGAPSHMYESPSSRSSSGFSSGYGPPSGPTESYHYGGSPQYGGTSTVKPPLSSAVAQSGGTGYPQLPTARVLPQALPTASGVSSDSGSTGTGNRVPVDDVVDKVTIMGFPRDHVRATVRKLTENGQSVDLNVVLDKLMNEGEVQPPRGWFGR; encoded by the exons ATGAATACGACGCCGTACATGGACAAGCAGATAATGGATCTGTCACAGGGATCGCCGGAGACGCAGAGCAAGGACTCCATCGACCTGATGAAGCATccggaggaggaggaagaagaggtTGATCATAACACCCACCACACGCTCCAAATCGCTGGAGCTCGTATGGATGGGATTGATAAGAAGGAGGAGATCCTTGCCAACTACGATTTCCAACCCATTCGCCCCGTCGGCGTCGTAGTTCCTCCATCCCGGTCCCCCAATTTCGATGCCACCCCCGTTCTCGCCGGTAGGGCTTGGAGCTCCGCATCCGATCCCAAGCTCAACACCACCACCGTCGCCGCCGCCACAGCTACTAGA AATTATGGTTCTTTATACAGTGAACCTGCAAAAGTCATTTTAGAGAAGGATCACGATGCCTTTAGTTCTCCAATTGTGTCTGAAATTGATAGAACAATGAAGAAATATGTGGATAACTTGCTACATGTATTGGAAGGTGTTAGTGCACGAATAACACAGCTGGAAAGCAGAACCCGCAACCTTGAGAGTTCCATTGATAATTTGAAGGTGTCTTTTGGAAACAATCATGGAAGCACTGATGGAAGGCTGAGGCAGTTGGAGAATATTCTTAGAGAG GTGCAAACAGGGGTACAGGGGCTGAAGGATAAGCAATTAGTACTTGGTGGTGAACCGGGGCTTGCAAAGCTGCAAACAACCGAGGCAGAGCAACAACCAGAAACCCAAAACACTGTGCAAGTAGGTTCTGTGCAGCAGGCTGCATCTGTTCCTCAGCAATCCCAGCAACATCTTCCTTCTGCTAATAATCAACAGGCTCTCCCTGCACTTCCTCCCCCTAATGCTCCTCCTCAACCTTCTCCCCCTCTAAATCTTCCACCTTCATTTCAATTTCCTCCTCAATTCCTTCAGAACCAGATCCCCTCTATTCCTCAGCATGAGCCTTACTTCCCTCCACCTGGACAAACTCCCGAAGCCCCAAATCAGCAATATCAATCATCCTTAACTCAGCAGTCGTATCCTCCTCCTGCAGCAGCTCCACCACATCAGCAGTTTCAACCAGGCCCTCAACAGCAGTTCTCTCAGCCACCACCCCAGCTGCCTCAGCAGCGCCCATCTCTTCCACCTGCTAATCCCCCTCAACTCCAACCTTCATTAAGCCACCATGCTGAGGAGGTACCTTATGCTCCACAGAACTACCCAACTAGCCTTCGCCAGCCACCCAGTGGACCCAATCCCTCGCAACAATTTTATGGGGCACCTTCTCACATGTATGAATCACCATCTAGCAGATCCAGTTCAGGTTTTTCTTCTGGATATGGCCCACCTTCTGGGCCTACTGAATCATACCATTATGGTGGATCTCCTCAGTATGGTGGCACTTCTACAGTGAAACCACCACTCTCCTCTGCTGTTGCCCAGAGTGGTGGAACTGGTTACCCACAGCTTCCAACTGCTCGGGTACTACCACAAGCCTTGCCTACCGCATCTGGGGTTAGTAGTGATTCTGGTTCTACGGGAACGGGGAACAGGGTTCCTGTCGACGATGTGGTTGACAAAGTGACAATTATGGGATTCCCAAGAGACCACGTGAGGGCAACAGTTCGAAAGCTTACGGAAAATGGCCAGTCAGTTGACCTGAATGTAGTGCTGGATAAGCTTATGAATGAAGGGGAAGTCCAGCCCCCAAGAGGTTGGTTTGGTCGGTAG
- the LOC122302622 gene encoding zinc finger CCCH domain-containing protein 41 — translation MELKVSSPKPVGLSPSDCVSDPEEKEVSDDDDDDRNHKHRRRETRSQSLERDALEHVITRPYRKRNKPYENGHPFRENESQTSEKDLSSKFERRRQGLTSRAPLGLNHRFRGNETFSGAGPGRGRGWDSGTWNQRDSRFSSVDLASQMVQQGSIPSNLYNGRGLPNVSNAQGASWNAFGLITGLPTGGLETLHSIGLQGTLRPSINSSMNMGIPRQRCRDFEERGFCLRGDMCPMEHGVNRIVIEDVQSLSQFNLPVSLPSVHLLGTPAGTRPLQSVSASSTTLMNSKGLHNKISKPGIVDDGLGPNGAFSGSGCVAGADLYDPDQPLWNNNCPETSNGLVTLQSPKNDETETMLDDDLSDRHNGRSCDTADNECLVRSTGTAVGLQGTGSSVWGRIGGSKNRLDMKAKIDSSIVSSACFENEAMEDKGALASVQGTSRQGKRIVAEDVGPKATASSPKRLSDSARNIRKPSQKALRTLFVNGIPQKNNKREGLLSHFQKFGEVIDIYIPVNGERAFVQFSKREEAEAALKAPDAVMGNRFIKLWWAKRDSIPDDGISSGGGVSVTPRGATAASVPYLPFLSKEKDINQSAASKSSVLHASDASVPVSDHPKPVIPDGPKAPPLQKKLEGLEYLKEELRKKQELLDQKRNDFRRQLQKLEEQATGLKGEVVSEQVAKRPKLEIVADTAKAATPRSSSDPGSAVASPHAEMVGDKNKSFDNVVSHSPKISTSLMLQESISLKQPIRPLAPVGVPFLTNRYKLDNRPSAFRILPPLPAGLVSDAVLKEHFSLYGDISNVELEDLEASESDASKNCSACITFTTRRSAERAFVNGKCWQGHNLKFMWLTSSNSSGVRENSPSIRKGHSEPDDQSQEQVSGIIPEEVSASENGESENPVRKSGIEHTEMDEDSQPSASPRSGEKESTKANVC, via the exons ATGGAGCTGAAAGTTTCATCTCCAAAGCCGGTGGGTCTTTCTCCATCTGATTGTGTCAGTGATCCTGAGGAGAAGGAAGTCagcgatgatgatgatgatgatcgaAACCATAAGCATCGTAGGCGGGAGACGCGCTCTCAATCTTTGGAAAGAGATGCTCTGGAGCATGTGATAACAAGGCCGTATAGAAAACGCAACAAACCTTACGAAAATGGGCATCCTTTTAGGGAAAATGAATCTCAAACAAGTGAGAAAGACTTATCTTCAAAGTTTGAAAGAAGACGCCAGGGCTTAACATCACGAGCACCTTTGGGTTTAAATCACAGATTTCGGGGAAACGAAACATTTTCTGGAGCTGGTCCTGGTAGGGGACGAGGCTGGGACTCTGGCACTTGGAACCAACGTGATTCAAGGTTCAGTTCAGTTGACCTTGCATCTCAAATGGTTCAGCAGGGTTCCATTCCTTCAAACCTGTATAATGGAAGAGGGTTGCCAAATGTTTCAAATGCACAGGGTGCATCCTGGAATGCATTTGGACTAATTACAGGACTACCAACTGGTGGCCTAGAAACACTTCATTCCATTGGTTTGCAAGGAACACTCAGACCGTCCATCAATTCTTCAATGAATATGGGCATTCCTCGTCAACGCTGCAGAGACTTTGAGGAGCGTGGATTTTGTCTAAGAGGGGACATGTGCCCCATGGAGCATGGTGTCAATAGGATTGTCATTGAAGATGTTCAG AGCCTTTCACAGTTTAACCTTCCTGTTTCACTTCCAAGTGTTCACCTTCTGGGGACACCTGCTGGAACAAGACCTTTACAATCAGTTAGTGCTTCTTCAACCACTTTGATGAACAGCAAGGGATTGCATAACAAAATTAGCAAGCCTGGGATAGTTGATGATGGTTTGGGGCCAAATGGTGCATTTTCTGGTTCAGGTTGTGTGGCTGGAGCTGATTTGTATGATCCTGATCAACCCCTGTGGAATAACAACTGCCCTGAAACATCGAATGGCCTGGTTACTCTACAatcacccaagaatgatgaaactGAAACCATGTTGGATGATGATCTCTCTGATAGGCACAATGGCAGGTCATGTGACACTGCTGATAATGAGTGCCTTGTTAGAAGCACCGGAACTGCTGTTGGCTTACAGGGTACTGGTTCGTCTGTTTGGGGTAGAATTGGTGGTTCAAAAAATAGATTAGACATGAAGGCAAAAATTGATTCTTCGATTGTTTCCTCTGCTTGTTTTGAGAATGAAGCTATGGAAGATAAAGGGGCCTTAGCTAGTGTTCAAGGCACTTCCCGCCAAGGAAAGCGGATCGTTGCTGAGGATGTTGGTCCAAAAGCTACAGCTTCATCTCCCAAGAGACTGAGTGACAGTGCGCGTAACATCCGGAAACCTTCTCAAAAGGCCTTGCGTACTCTATTTGTCAATGGCATTCCccagaaaaacaataaaagggaaggtcttctttctcattttcaaaAGTTTGGAGAGGTAATCGATATTTATATTCCAGTAAATGGTGAAAGAGCATTTGTCCAATTCTCAAAAAGGGAAGAGGCAGAAGCTGCTCTCAAGGCACCTGATGCTGTAATGGGTAATCGCTTTATCAAACTGTGGTGGGCTAAACGTGATAGCATTCCTGATGATGGCATAAGCAGTGGTGGTGGTGTATCTGTAACTCCTCGTGGTGCAACAGCTGCTTCAGTTCCATATCTCCCTTTTCTTAGCAAAGAGAAAGACATTAATCAATCTGCTGCTTCAAAGAGTAGTGTTCTCCATGCTTCTGATGCCTCTGTACCTGTCTCTGATCACCCTAAGCCTGTCATCCCAGATGGCCCTAAGGCTCCACCTTTGCAAAAGAAGCTGGAGGGTTTAGAGTATTTGAAAGAGGAGCTCCGCAAGAAACAAGAATTGCTGGACCAGAAGCGGAATGACTTTCGGCGCCAATTACAAAAACTCGAGGAACAA GCTACAGGACTGAAGGGCGAGGTAGTTTCTGAACAAGTTGCAAAGAGACCTAAACTGGAAATAGTGGCTGATACTGCTAAAGCCGCTACTCCAAGGTCCTCATCCGATCCTGGTTCTGCTGTGGCGTCACCACATGCCGAGATGGTGGGGGATAAGAACAAATCATTCGATAATGTTGTGTCCCATAGTCCCAAAATAAGCACAAGCCTGATGCTGCAGGAATCTATTAGCTTAAAgcagccaattcgtccattagCTCCTGTAGGGGTCCCTTTTCTAACGAACAGATACAAATTGGACAACCGTCCTTCTGCATTTAGAATTCTTCCACCTTTGCCAGCTGGACTTGTGAGT GATGCTGTTTTGAAGGAACACTTTTCATTATATGGTGATATTTCTAATGTGGAGCTAGAAGATCTGGAAGCCAGTGAGTCAGACGCATCTAAAAATTGCTCAGCTTGTATAACTTTCACCACACGTCGATCTGCTGAGAGAGCATTTGTTAATGGTAAATGCTGGCAAGGccacaatttaaaatttatgtggCTGACATCTAGTAATTCATCTGGGGTCAGAgaaaattctccatccattcgTAAGGGGCATTCAGAACCTGATGATCAGTCTCAAGAACAAGTATCAGGTATAATACCTGAGGAAGTTTCTGCTTCAGAAAATGGAGAATCTGAAAATCCAGTAAGAAAAAGTGGTATTGAGCATACGGAGATGGATGAAGATTCCCAGCCTAGTGCAAGTCCAAGGTCCGGTGAGAAAGAGTCAACTAAAGCCAATGTCTGTTGA
- the LOC122302623 gene encoding pentatricopeptide repeat-containing protein At5g40400, which translates to MHRTSVHSFNQILVVLTDSASFMRSLSRPFPTINFVFQSTCSFSSSCSSSFLQTLPDSESKSISKPLYQFLPQTRNPNNLVNLICLNLKQENAHLALLQNDIKGLLPHLGAHEISRVLLRCQSDFSSALTFFNWVKSDLGLKPTTQNYCIIVHILAWSRQLPQAMKFLSELIEVARDVSPNDDIFESLILYSEDCNWNPLVFDMLIKAYVKANMIQEGFRTFSRTVEVGFVPSVIACNRLLNGLVKLSWVDRCWDVYEEMGRIGIHPNAHTFNILTHSLCKDLDVDKVNGFLEKMEEEGFIPDVVTYNTLINSYCRKERLEDAFYLYKIMYRRGVLPDLFSYTALMNGLCKEGKVREAHQLFHRMVHRGITPDTMSYNTLICGYCKEGKMQESRSLLYEMIGNGVCTDCFTCQIIMEGYVKEGRLLSALNLIVELQRFGIQISHDIYGHLMVRLCQENRPFAARSLLERISPYGYVPDIVVYNELIESLCKCNHVADALDLKSEMVTKNIKPNLNTYLTLISCLSKISRSMDGESLVEEMVRFGVPPDPAICRALVTGYCKERDALKAESLLGFFAKEFQIFDTESYNALVKVLSENADVASLMQIQDRMQKMGYAPNSLTCKFVIDGLWKATMLVKLKPNMECV; encoded by the coding sequence ATGCATCGAACTTCAGTTCATTCCTTTAATCAAATCCTCGTCGTATTAACCGATTCTGCATCTTTTATGAGATCTCTGTCAAGACCATTCCCGACCATCAATTTCGTTTTCCAATCAACTTgctctttctcttcctcttgttcttcttcgtTTCTGCAAACATTACCAGACTCCGAATCCAAGTCAATCTCGAAGCCGCTTTACCAGTTTCTACCCCAAACCCGGAACCCCAACAACTTAGTGAATCTCATTTGCTTAAACCTTAAACAAGAAAATGCTCACCTAGCTCTTCTTCAAAATGACATTAAAGGGCTTCTTCCCCATCTGGGTGCCCATGAAATTTCTCGAGTTTTGTTGAGGTGCCAATCTGATTTCTCTTCtgctctcactttcttcaattgggtTAAAAGTGATTTGGGTCTGAAACCCACTACTCAGAATTACtgtattattgttcatatatTGGCCTGGTCTCGACAACTTCCgcaagccatgaaatttttgTCTGAATTGATAGAAGTTGCTAGGGATGTGTCAccaaatgatgatatttttgaaagtttgatttTGTACAGTGAAGATTGTAATTGGAATCCGCTTGTCTTTGATATGCTTATCAAGGCTTATGTGAAAGCCAACATGATTCAGGAAGGCTTTCGGACTTTTAGCAGGACTGTGGAGGTTGGTTTTGTCCCCAGCGTGATTGCCTGTAATAGGCTTTTGAATGGGTTGGTGAAGCTGAGCTGGGTTGATCGATGTTGGGACGTATATGAAGAAATGGGGAGAATTGGGATACACCCGAATGCTCATACATTTAATATATTGACTCATAGTTTGTGCAAGGATCTAGATGTGGATAAGGTGAATGGGTTCTTGGAGAAGATGGAAGAAGAAGGGTTTATTCCCGATGTGGTGACCTATAATACGTTGATTAACAGCTATTGTAGAAAAGAAAGGCTCGAGGATGCGTTTTATTTGTATAAGATTATGTATCGGAGGGGCGTGTTGCCAGATTTGTTTTCTTATACTGCCTTGATGAATGGCCTTTGTAAAGAAGGGAAGGTTAGGGAGGCTCATCAGCTTTTTCATCGGATGGTTCATAGAGGGATAACTCCAGATACTATGTCCTATAACACTCTTATTTGTGGGTATTGCAAGGAGGGAAAGATGCAAGAATCTAGGTCATTATTGTACGAGATGATAGGAAATGGGGTTTGCACAGATTGTTTCACTTGTCAGATTATCATGGAGGGATATGTAAAAGAAGGTAGATTACTTTCAGCTTTGAATTTGATTGTGGAGCTTCAGAGATTTGGAATCCAAATTTCTCATGACATTTATGGTCATCTAATGGTCAGATTGTGTCAGGAAAATAGGCCATTTGCAGCTAGAAGTCTTCTAGAGAGAATCTCTCCGTACGGTTATGTGCCTGATATTGTTGTCTACAATGAATTGATTGAGTCGCTTTGCAAATGCAATCATGTGGCAGATGCATTGGATTTGAAATCTGAGATGGTAACTAAAAATATAAAGCCCAATCTTAATACATACCTAACTCTGATAAGCTGCTTGAGTAAAATAAGCAGAAGCATGGATGGTGAATCTTTAGTGGAAGAGATGGTTAGATTTGGTGTGCCACCTGATCCAGCAATATGCAGGGCCTTAGTTACTGGATACTGCAAGGAAAGAGATGCTTTAAAGGCAGAATCATTATTGGGCTTCTTTGCCAaggaatttcaaatttttgataCTGAAAGTTACAATGCACTTGTCAAAGTCCTCTCTGAGAATGCTGATGTGGCTTCTTTAATGCAAATCCAGGATAGGATGCAAAAAATGGGATATGCCCCGAATAGCCTAACATGCAAGTTTGTGATCGATGGATTATGGAAAGCTACAATGCTGGTCAAACTCAAGCCCAACATGGAATGCGTGTAG